A genomic window from Lotus japonicus ecotype B-129 chromosome 1, LjGifu_v1.2 includes:
- the LOC130730560 gene encoding histone H1-like: protein MASTEEPIAPIIVEEPVVEEPAAADLPPVAEDEPAQPDPNPTKEAKPRKRSAAKKASHPSYEEMVKDAIVTLKEKSGSSQYAIAKFLEEKHKQLPSNFKKLLLFHLKKLVAAGKLVKVKNSFKLPSAKSSAAAAASKPAAAKKKPQPAAAKSKPKPKAKAKPAAAATKAKAKPAPKSKAAATKTTAKAKPAAAAKPKAKPAAKAKPAAKAKAVAAPAKAKASPAKPKAKAKSKTAPRMNVNPPVPKAKPAAKAKPAARPAKASRTSTRTTPGKKVPPPPKPAPKKAATPVKKAPAKSAKAKTVKSPAKRTAPKRGGRK from the exons ATGGCGTCGACGGAAGAACCCATCGCTCCGATCATCGTGGAGGAGCCTGTCGTGGAGGAGCCGGCAGCCGCTGACCTACCTCCGGTAGCTGAGGATGAGCCTGCTCAGCCCGATCCCAACCCTACCAAGGAAGCCAAACCCAGGAAACGCTCTGCTGCTAAGAAGGCCTCACATCCTTCCTATGAAGAG ATGGTGAAGGATGCGATTGTGACGCTGAAGGAGAAGAGCGGTTCGAGCCAGTACGCGATTGCGAAGTTTCTGGAGGAGAAGCACAAGCAGCTTCCATCGAACTTCAAGAAGCTTTTGCTCTTCCATTTGAAGAAGCTTGTTGCTGCTGGGAAGCTTGTGAAGGTGAAAAACTCCTTCAAGCTTCCGTCGGCGAAGTCCTCCGCCGCTGCTGCTGCTTCCAAACCGGCGGCGGCCAAGAAGAAGCCGCAGCCTGCAGCTGCCAAGTCCAAACCCAAGCCCAAGGCTAAGGCCAAGCCCGCCGCGGCGGCGACCAAGGCTAAGGCTAAGCCTGCTCCCAAGTCGAAGGCGGCGGCGACCAAGACCACCGCCAAGGCGAAGCCTGCCGCGGCGGCCAAGCCTAAGGCGAAGCCTGCTGCTAAGGCTAAGCCGGCGGCAAAGGCCAAGGCGGTTGCCGCTCCTGCTAAGGCGAAGGCTTCTCCGGCTAAGCCCAAGGCGAAGGCGAAGTCTAAGACGGCGCCTCGTATGAATGTGAATCCTCCTGTTCCGAAGGCTAAGCCTGCTGCTAAGGCGAAGCCTGCGGCGAGGCCTGCCAAGGCGTCGAGGACCTCGACGAGAACAACCCCTGGGAAGAaggttcctcctcctcctaagCCTGCACCGAAGAAAGCTGCTACCCCTGTGAAGAAGGCTCCGGCGAAGAGTGCGAAGGCTAAGACTGTGAAGTCGCCGGCGAAGAGGACTGCCCCCAAAAGGGGTGGGAGGAAGTga